In Ostrinia nubilalis chromosome 26, ilOstNubi1.1, whole genome shotgun sequence, one genomic interval encodes:
- the LOC135084589 gene encoding 23 kDa integral membrane protein-like — MSKSCAYVTNSVHGVLGLALACAAIWLYVEVKQITDLRNSNHYLLDYNLYWPQVIPWLFILVGILVFSISFCGVFGAKKSSKGLVYTHVIFVSISIFAAITAAIVALVFVDNKVASDFIKDTIWDVYFQSKTDQEVATAFGTIEKRMQCCGADGPRDYVNWKDNFPQSCCDVNYHGFLEPYAIDCDITNKRANERHGCTEVATQYSSIAVKVLSAISILIAVVGIANLLTSIQVSKKLRRRPRKVENAQVEFESKKVLL; from the coding sequence ATGTCTAAGTCTTGCGCTTACGTCACCAACTCGGTTCACGGAGTGCTAGGGCTGGCCTTAGCCTGTGCCGCGATATGGCTTTACGTCGAAGTGAAACAAATCACCGATCTTCGAAACAGCAACCACTATTTGCTCGACTACAACCTGTACTGGCCCCAAGTGATCCCGTGGCTGTTCATCCTGGTCGGAATCCTGGTATTTTCGATTTCTTTCTGCGGAGTGTTCGGTGCCAAGAAGTCTAGCAAAGGACTCGTTTATACTCACGTGATTTTTGTCTCGATATCCATATTCGCGGCCATCACTGCAGCTATAGTGGCGTTGGTGTTCGTGGACAACAAAGTGGCGTCCGATTTCATTAAAGATACGATATGGGATGTTTACTTCCAATCGAAAACGGATCAAGAAGTGGCGACTGCGTTCGGGACCATCGAGAAGAGAATGCAGTGCTGCGGAGCTGACGGACCAAGAGACTACGTGAACTGGAAGGACAACTTCCCCCAGTCGTGCTGTGACGTGAACTATCACGGGTTTTTGGAGCCATACGCCATCGACTGTGATATCACGAACAAAAGGGCGAACGAGCGTCACGGCTGCACTGAAGTCGCAACGCAATACTCCAGCATCGCTGTCAAGGTATTATCAGCCATATCAATACTAATCGCAGTGGTGGGAATTGCAAATCTTCTGACATCCATCCAAGTATCCAAAAAATTAAGAAGAAGACCTCGAAAAGTGGAAAACGCGCAAGTAGAATTTGAGAGCAAGAAGGTGCTATTGTAA
- the LOC135084590 gene encoding CD151 antigen-like, whose protein sequence is MAKEDMMKAALYCVNVVFAVFGLATTATGLWFFVQLTEFVSLRNSNHYLLDYRVYWPQVAPWLFILLGILIMFVAFCGWCGAQKESRGLLGIYGAVIVLIVLLQVISATLIFVFVDSEYTDRFIKDTVYDGYYNSQSNPDSLRAFGRIERRLRCCGANDARDYRSFRNDLPLTCCADSYYRATCDFTDKEANERLGCAKVASVYTKIISSSIAGASLLIAIVEITGAIIAWKLFHSLREVEHYITERKEGETEC, encoded by the coding sequence ATGGCTAAAGAGGATATGATGAAAGCGGCGCTCTACTGCGTAAACGTGGTCTTCGCAGTGTTTGGACTTGCCACCACCGCCACCGGACTGTGGTTCTTCGTCCAGTTGACCGAGTTCGTCAGCCTGAGGAACAGCAACCACTACCTCCTGGACTACCGAGTCTACTGGCCCCAAGTCGCGCCATGGCTCTTCATCCTCCTCGGCATCCTCATCATGTTCGTGGCCTTCTGTGGATGGTGCGGTGCTCAGAAGGAAAGCCGAGGCTTACTCGGCATTTACGGTGCAGTGATTGTGCTAATAGTGCTTCTGCAGGTCATATCGGCGACCCTGATATTCGTTTTCGTCGACAGTGAATACACGGATCGGTTCATCAAAGATACAGTGTACGACGGATACTACAATTCCCAGTCGAACCCGGACTCTTTGAGGGCGTTCGGACGGATTGAGAGGAGGTTGAGGTGCTGTGGAGCTAACGATGCTCGTGACTACAGAAGCTTCAGAAACGACTTGCCGTTGACGTGCTGCGCTGACAGCTACTACCGAGCGACTTGCGACTTTACGGACAAAGAAGCGAACGAAAGGTTAGGTTGTGCTAAAGTGGCTTCTGTCTACACGAAGATCATCAGCTCTTCCATCGCTGGAGCGTCTCTGTTGATAGCCATAGTCGAGATAACCGGTGCTATTATCGCGTGGAAGCTGTTCCATTCTTTACGAGAAGTGGAGCACTACATCACAGAGAGGAAAGAAGGTGAGACGGAGTGCTAG